A single window of Pseudarthrobacter psychrotolerans DNA harbors:
- a CDS encoding AMP-binding protein, translating to MNLGTQTIGPTDIDPVLKALAAALHGEGPAVELSAGPDGGLVVGHTETPGCDDAVAVVRTSGSTGAPKATILTVEALAASSMATALALKGEGQWLLALPVQYVAGVQVLVRSLFAGTRPWVMDLSGGFTPEAFTAGALELTDKFRFTSLVPTQLQRLLEAPSPETLAVLRRFNGILLGGAPASAGLLDAAREAGVRVITTYGSAETCGGCVYDGVPLEGVQVRVAEDGRILLGGDTVAAGYLDTPEATDTFYEEDGVRWYRTNDLGTLDADGRLTVLGRADDVIITGGVKVSAAHVQEELEKSDGVAAAFVAGVPSTEWGQAVAAFVALDASSSAQDSSAAGTPTGDHAVVLKEEWHRRLGLLAPKAVLAAPQLLMLANGKPDRLAMIERLNALHQGK from the coding sequence ATGAATCTCGGAACCCAGACCATCGGTCCCACGGACATCGACCCGGTGCTCAAAGCCCTGGCCGCCGCCCTCCACGGTGAGGGACCCGCCGTCGAACTTTCCGCGGGCCCCGACGGCGGGCTGGTGGTGGGACACACCGAGACGCCCGGCTGCGATGACGCCGTGGCGGTGGTCCGAACGTCCGGCTCGACGGGCGCGCCGAAGGCCACCATCCTGACCGTCGAGGCACTGGCGGCCTCATCCATGGCCACCGCCCTGGCGCTCAAGGGCGAGGGCCAGTGGCTCCTGGCGCTGCCCGTGCAGTACGTGGCCGGCGTTCAGGTCCTGGTGCGGTCGCTGTTTGCCGGCACCCGGCCGTGGGTCATGGACCTGTCCGGCGGCTTCACCCCTGAGGCCTTCACGGCCGGCGCCTTGGAGCTGACCGACAAGTTCCGTTTCACCTCGCTGGTGCCCACACAGCTCCAACGCCTCCTCGAGGCGCCGTCGCCGGAGACCCTGGCCGTCCTGCGTCGGTTCAACGGCATCCTGCTGGGCGGCGCACCGGCGTCGGCCGGGCTGCTGGACGCTGCCCGCGAGGCGGGCGTCCGGGTCATCACCACGTACGGATCCGCCGAAACCTGCGGCGGCTGCGTGTACGACGGCGTGCCGCTGGAAGGTGTCCAGGTCCGTGTGGCGGAGGACGGCCGTATCCTGCTGGGCGGCGATACCGTTGCCGCCGGGTACCTGGATACGCCTGAAGCGACGGACACGTTCTACGAGGAAGACGGCGTCCGCTGGTACCGCACCAACGACCTCGGCACGCTGGACGCGGACGGCCGGCTCACCGTGCTGGGCCGCGCCGACGACGTCATCATCACCGGCGGCGTCAAAGTCTCCGCCGCGCATGTGCAGGAAGAGCTGGAAAAGTCCGACGGCGTCGCGGCGGCTTTTGTGGCGGGCGTCCCGTCCACGGAATGGGGCCAGGCCGTGGCCGCGTTCGTTGCGCTCGACGCCTCCTCCAGCGCCCAGGACTCAAGTGCCGCTGGCACCCCCACCGGGGATCACGCCGTCGTACTTAAAGAAGAATGGCACCGGCGGCTGGGTCTCCTGGCGCCGAAAGCCGTGCTGGCCGCCCCGCAACTCCTGATGCTTGCCAACGGCAAGCCGGACCGCCTGGCGATGATCGAACGGCTCAACGCTCTGCATCAGGGAAAGTAG
- a CDS encoding 1,4-dihydroxy-2-naphthoate polyprenyltransferase yields MATAAQWIQGARLRTLPAAIAPVLIGTAAAYELDSFRPVNAVLAALVALLLQIGVNYANDYSDGVRGTDEDRVGPLRLVGSGAAQPEHVKYAAFGAFAAAMLFGLALVVITQSWWLILVGVGCVMAAWGYTGGKNPYGYMGLGDVFVFVFFGLVATLGTTYTQAGQVNLPAVIGAIGTGLIACALLMANNVRDIPTDIQAGKKTLAVRLGDKHARESYVLMLAVAILLVVILAPGRPWMLIVLLLIPACLMPAWLMINGRKRKSLIPVLKQTGLINLGYSLLFSLGLVLSHGF; encoded by the coding sequence GTGGCCACAGCCGCACAATGGATCCAAGGCGCCCGCCTCCGCACTCTGCCGGCCGCCATCGCCCCGGTACTGATCGGCACCGCCGCGGCCTACGAGCTGGATTCGTTCCGCCCCGTAAATGCCGTGCTGGCCGCCCTCGTGGCGCTGCTGCTGCAGATCGGTGTGAACTACGCCAACGACTACTCCGACGGCGTCCGTGGCACCGACGAGGACCGGGTTGGGCCGCTGCGGCTGGTGGGCTCCGGCGCTGCCCAGCCGGAACACGTCAAATATGCAGCGTTCGGCGCCTTCGCCGCGGCCATGCTGTTCGGCCTGGCGCTGGTGGTGATCACCCAGAGCTGGTGGCTGATCCTGGTGGGAGTCGGCTGCGTCATGGCCGCCTGGGGCTACACCGGCGGCAAGAACCCCTACGGCTACATGGGCCTGGGCGACGTCTTTGTGTTTGTCTTCTTCGGCCTGGTGGCAACCCTCGGCACCACCTACACCCAGGCAGGCCAGGTCAACCTGCCGGCCGTGATCGGCGCGATCGGCACCGGCCTGATTGCCTGCGCCCTGCTGATGGCCAACAACGTCCGCGACATCCCCACCGACATCCAGGCCGGGAAAAAGACCCTGGCCGTACGGCTGGGCGACAAGCACGCCCGCGAAAGCTACGTGCTGATGCTCGCCGTGGCCATCCTGCTGGTGGTCATCCTGGCTCCCGGGCGGCCTTGGATGCTGATCGTGCTGCTGCTGATCCCGGCTTGCCTGATGCCTGCCTGGCTGATGATCAATGGCCGCAAGCGCAAGAGCCTCATCCCCGTGCTTAAGCAGACCGGCCTGATCAACCTCGGCTACAGCCTGCTGTTCTCACTGGGACTGGTACTCAGCCACGGATTCTAG
- a CDS encoding type II CAAX endopeptidase family protein, which yields MATTHRKPPAPQPGLYGFSTLDFTAVGFYVAVAGLFAVAGELLAPFIRQLAPSPAAASYAVNLIFYGSIGILALAAARRVVARDLRVLATRPWFTLLMVPAAVVAMMILTAVVVAAGGGVQTSANQAGLQALIQQVPAWLMVPVLVVVGPFVEEYIFRHLLIGKLSRRLNIWLCCALSVVLFAGIHIAGQEAITLSALLPYLAMGATLVFVYVWTGKNLMFSYFVHAAKNLLAVIFIYAIPPELFEQLQQVQP from the coding sequence ATGGCCACCACACACCGGAAACCACCTGCGCCGCAGCCCGGGCTGTACGGGTTTTCCACCCTTGATTTCACCGCCGTCGGCTTCTATGTGGCCGTGGCCGGGCTCTTTGCCGTGGCCGGGGAACTGCTGGCACCGTTCATCCGCCAGCTTGCCCCCAGCCCCGCCGCGGCATCGTACGCCGTGAACCTCATCTTCTATGGCTCGATCGGGATACTGGCACTGGCCGCCGCCCGCCGGGTGGTGGCCCGGGACCTGCGCGTGCTGGCCACCCGTCCGTGGTTCACCCTGCTGATGGTGCCCGCAGCCGTGGTGGCCATGATGATCCTCACCGCGGTTGTGGTGGCGGCCGGGGGCGGGGTGCAGACGTCGGCGAACCAGGCCGGGCTGCAGGCGCTGATCCAACAGGTTCCTGCCTGGCTGATGGTGCCGGTCCTGGTGGTAGTGGGCCCGTTCGTGGAGGAGTACATCTTCCGGCACCTGCTGATCGGCAAGCTCAGCCGCCGGCTCAACATCTGGCTGTGCTGCGCCCTGTCCGTGGTCCTCTTTGCCGGCATCCACATTGCGGGCCAGGAGGCCATCACACTCAGTGCGCTGCTCCCCTACCTGGCCATGGGCGCCACGCTGGTCTTTGTTTACGTGTGGACCGGGAAGAACCTGATGTTCTCCTATTTTGTGCACGCGGCGAAGAACCTGCTGGCGGTCATCTTCATCTACGCCATCCCGCCCGAGCTCTTCGAGCAGCTGCAGCAGGTCCAGCCCTGA
- a CDS encoding 1,4-dihydroxy-2-naphthoyl-CoA synthase, whose protein sequence is MSNQIPAKVSDVFDPTRWRTVSGFDDFQDMTYHRQVERVSTTGPTGTETRDLPTVRIAFNRPEVRNAFRPGTVDELYRAMDHARMTPDVATVLLTGNGPSPKDGGHSFCSGGDQRIRGRDGYRYADGETTETIDPARAGRLHILEVQRLMRTMPKVVIAVVNGWAAGGGHSLHVVADLTIASRQHGKFKQTDATVGSFDAGYGSALLARQIGQKSAREIFFLAREYSADDMVRLGAVNEAVDHERLEEVALEYAADIARQSPQAIRMLKFAFNLADDGLAGQQVFAGEATRLAYMTDEAVEGKEAFLEKRDPDWSRFPHYF, encoded by the coding sequence GTGAGCAACCAAATTCCCGCCAAGGTGTCCGACGTCTTTGACCCCACCCGCTGGCGCACCGTGTCCGGTTTCGACGACTTCCAGGACATGACGTACCACCGGCAGGTTGAGCGCGTGTCCACCACCGGACCAACCGGAACGGAAACCCGGGACCTGCCCACCGTCCGCATCGCCTTCAACCGCCCGGAAGTGCGCAACGCCTTCCGCCCCGGCACCGTGGACGAGCTCTACCGCGCGATGGACCACGCCCGCATGACCCCGGACGTCGCCACCGTCCTGCTCACCGGCAACGGCCCCTCCCCCAAGGACGGCGGCCACAGCTTCTGCTCCGGCGGGGACCAGCGCATCCGCGGCCGGGACGGGTACCGGTATGCCGACGGCGAGACCACGGAAACCATCGACCCCGCCCGCGCCGGCCGCCTCCACATCCTCGAGGTCCAGCGGCTAATGCGGACCATGCCCAAGGTGGTCATCGCGGTGGTGAACGGCTGGGCTGCCGGCGGCGGGCACTCCTTGCACGTGGTCGCCGACCTCACCATCGCCTCCCGCCAGCACGGCAAGTTCAAGCAGACCGACGCCACGGTGGGCTCCTTCGACGCCGGGTACGGCTCTGCCCTGCTGGCCCGCCAAATCGGCCAGAAGTCCGCCCGGGAAATCTTCTTCCTGGCCCGTGAGTACTCCGCGGACGACATGGTCCGCCTGGGCGCCGTGAACGAGGCCGTGGACCACGAGCGCCTCGAAGAGGTGGCCCTGGAATACGCCGCGGACATCGCCCGCCAGTCACCGCAGGCCATCCGCATGCTGAAGTTCGCGTTCAACCTTGCCGACGACGGCCTGGCAGGCCAGCAGGTCTTCGCCGGCGAAGCCACGCGCCTGGCCTACATGACGGACGAAGCGGTGGAAGGAAAGGAAGCCTTCCTGGAGAAACGGGACCCGGACTGGTCCCGCTTCCCGCACTACTTCTAG
- a CDS encoding metal ABC transporter substrate-binding protein: MPNFLFRRAEIAARTLAGGSAAFRAAATAAVVLLTLSLTACGGDASGNSDSEKPVVLTTFTVLADVARNVAGDKLTVESITKAGAEIHGYEATPGDIRKAAKADLILDNGLNLEAWFGQFVEGLDVPHAVVSDGVEVMSISEDSYQGKPNPHAWMSPVNVQIYTDNMVKAFSELDPENAAVFKANGDAYKAELQGVQDEMKASLAGLPENQRALVTCEGAFSYLARDAGLKEVYIWAVNAEQQATPQQITRAIEYVKANQVPAVFCESTVSDAPMRQVVGATGAKFGGTLYVDSLSEADGPVPTYLDLIRHDAELITKALAGTSTASPGAKS; encoded by the coding sequence ATGCCTAACTTTTTGTTTCGTCGGGCCGAAATAGCCGCCCGAACCCTTGCCGGGGGATCGGCGGCGTTCCGTGCCGCCGCAACCGCCGCCGTCGTCCTCCTGACCTTGTCCCTGACCGCATGCGGGGGTGACGCGTCAGGCAACAGCGACAGTGAGAAGCCCGTGGTCCTAACCACCTTCACGGTACTGGCCGACGTCGCCCGGAACGTTGCAGGGGACAAGCTCACCGTGGAGTCCATCACCAAGGCGGGCGCCGAGATCCACGGCTACGAAGCGACTCCGGGCGACATCCGCAAGGCTGCCAAGGCGGACCTCATCCTGGACAACGGCCTGAACCTCGAGGCCTGGTTTGGGCAGTTCGTGGAGGGCCTGGACGTGCCGCACGCCGTGGTCAGTGATGGTGTGGAGGTCATGTCCATCAGCGAGGACTCGTACCAGGGCAAACCGAACCCGCATGCGTGGATGTCGCCCGTGAACGTGCAGATCTACACGGACAACATGGTGAAGGCGTTCAGCGAGCTTGACCCGGAGAACGCTGCAGTATTCAAGGCCAACGGTGACGCCTACAAGGCCGAACTGCAGGGTGTGCAGGACGAGATGAAAGCAAGCCTCGCCGGCCTCCCGGAGAACCAGCGGGCCCTGGTGACCTGCGAAGGCGCCTTCTCCTACCTTGCCCGCGACGCAGGACTCAAAGAGGTCTACATCTGGGCGGTCAACGCCGAACAGCAGGCCACGCCGCAGCAGATCACCCGCGCCATCGAGTACGTCAAGGCCAACCAGGTCCCGGCGGTCTTCTGTGAATCCACGGTGTCCGATGCCCCCATGCGGCAGGTGGTGGGCGCCACCGGAGCCAAGTTCGGCGGCACACTTTACGTGGATTCGCTGTCCGAGGCTGACGGTCCCGTACCCACCTACCTGGACCTGATCAGGCACGACGCCGAGCTCATCACCAAGGCGCTGGCAGGCACCTCCACCGCCTCCCCGGGAGCGAAATCATGA
- a CDS encoding LuxR C-terminal-related transcriptional regulator: MVTRKPHITPAELELDVTGSPQFTALQLRGETAVVRELLLALSVGFTLPGPLPQELERKMAGDGADGLESLVARAEASGLLQPDGTVVGTAQLALLKITPTPRVHALQRELVGCFAAQGLPLGDLARDLARSGLADQRVVAELEKAGDKALEHDPGLAVQLYDEALLAGADELATAARRAQAASATGDLDSAGRIIDGLLVYADPPDLRRGVDVAAAVWAQRGLLARSADVYSWLGPERVGPSAPSAVVAMIGCGNRVGAEAMFAAGSAPESPTLLAVGQAQTGQGILESLAQDPHQGLPALIHASDMLNASGTSLPLPDTPGALAALVALHSGEPHLAETIVRAATTAGQGGNAAKPRLFLLQAWSAMQQDNPEEARLAVNEACKTNHWPLVPRDEFLCAALEVGLARRSGEVHGLVLAWERAREAMLHTSVDLYSLLPWAELTITAARLRETRRISLYLDEAWKLLQNLGEPPLWAVPMHWAAVQAALLSDSPADLAPHAAALARAADHSHLASVLAVAGKVWVAVLAGKFRATEVESAARGLNAVGMPWEGARLAGHAAARAGERKDMLRLLACARDFHPQGSSGGANAAAQAEAGIVAAADHGNGTVQSDGSVLSEREKEVARLVLEGKTYREIGEAIYISPRTAEHHIARMRRRLGAENRSDLLVRLRLALGSEDPLRE; the protein is encoded by the coding sequence ATGGTGACAAGAAAGCCTCACATCACCCCGGCAGAACTGGAGCTGGACGTAACCGGAAGCCCCCAGTTCACGGCGCTGCAGCTTCGTGGTGAGACCGCCGTAGTCCGCGAACTCCTGCTGGCCTTGTCGGTGGGTTTCACGCTCCCCGGTCCGTTGCCCCAGGAGCTCGAGCGGAAAATGGCCGGCGATGGCGCGGACGGCCTCGAATCGCTAGTGGCACGGGCAGAGGCATCCGGTCTCCTGCAGCCGGACGGAACCGTGGTGGGCACCGCCCAGCTTGCCCTTCTGAAGATAACGCCCACGCCGCGCGTCCACGCGCTTCAGCGCGAACTCGTGGGATGCTTCGCCGCACAGGGCCTTCCTCTTGGCGACCTTGCCCGTGACTTGGCACGCAGCGGTCTCGCTGACCAGCGCGTTGTCGCTGAACTCGAAAAGGCCGGGGACAAGGCACTCGAACATGATCCGGGCCTGGCCGTCCAACTGTACGATGAGGCCCTGCTGGCGGGCGCCGATGAGCTGGCCACCGCGGCCCGCCGCGCCCAAGCTGCTTCGGCCACGGGCGATCTGGATTCCGCCGGACGGATCATCGACGGGCTCCTTGTGTACGCTGACCCGCCGGATCTCCGTCGCGGCGTGGACGTTGCAGCCGCCGTATGGGCACAGCGAGGGCTGCTGGCCCGCAGCGCGGACGTCTACAGCTGGCTGGGTCCGGAGCGGGTTGGACCGTCCGCGCCGTCCGCCGTGGTGGCCATGATCGGCTGCGGCAACCGCGTCGGTGCCGAAGCGATGTTCGCGGCCGGCTCCGCTCCGGAGTCGCCCACACTCCTGGCCGTGGGACAGGCGCAGACGGGCCAGGGCATCCTCGAGTCGCTGGCCCAGGATCCGCACCAAGGTCTTCCGGCACTGATCCACGCATCCGACATGCTGAACGCATCGGGGACTTCCCTCCCGCTGCCGGACACCCCTGGTGCCCTGGCCGCGCTCGTGGCACTGCACAGCGGCGAACCCCACCTCGCGGAAACTATCGTGCGCGCGGCCACAACTGCTGGCCAAGGAGGCAACGCGGCCAAACCCAGGCTGTTCCTGCTCCAGGCGTGGTCCGCCATGCAGCAGGACAATCCAGAGGAAGCACGCCTGGCCGTCAACGAGGCCTGCAAGACCAACCACTGGCCACTGGTTCCTCGTGACGAATTCCTTTGCGCCGCGCTGGAAGTGGGTCTCGCACGCCGCAGCGGCGAAGTCCACGGCCTCGTCCTCGCGTGGGAACGCGCACGGGAAGCCATGCTGCACACATCGGTTGATCTGTACAGCCTCCTCCCGTGGGCGGAACTGACTATCACGGCCGCCCGGCTGCGCGAGACGAGACGGATCTCGCTGTACCTTGACGAGGCCTGGAAGCTCCTGCAGAACCTTGGGGAACCACCGCTATGGGCTGTGCCCATGCACTGGGCGGCCGTCCAGGCGGCTCTGCTGAGCGACAGCCCGGCCGATCTCGCACCCCATGCAGCAGCGCTTGCCCGCGCAGCCGACCACAGCCACCTCGCGTCAGTACTGGCGGTGGCCGGCAAGGTCTGGGTGGCGGTTCTGGCCGGAAAGTTCCGGGCAACGGAGGTCGAGTCGGCCGCCCGCGGGCTCAACGCCGTCGGGATGCCCTGGGAAGGGGCCCGGCTTGCCGGCCACGCCGCGGCACGGGCAGGCGAGCGCAAGGACATGCTGCGCCTGCTGGCCTGCGCCCGGGACTTTCACCCGCAGGGAAGCTCTGGCGGCGCGAACGCCGCCGCGCAGGCCGAGGCCGGCATCGTTGCTGCCGCGGATCATGGCAACGGCACTGTCCAGTCGGACGGCTCGGTGCTGAGCGAACGCGAAAAAGAAGTGGCGAGGCTGGTGCTGGAAGGAAAAACCTACCGGGAAATCGGGGAAGCAATCTACATTTCCCCGAGGACTGCCGAGCACCATATTGCCCGGATGCGCCGCCGGCTGGGTGCTGAAAACCGCTCCGACCTGCTGGTCCGGCTGAGGCTTGCCCTGGGCTCCGAAGACCCCCTGCGGGAGTGA
- a CDS encoding metal ABC transporter ATP-binding protein, producing the protein MSTPAILVENVTVHYGEVLALDSASLTVDAARICGLIGMNGSGKSTLFKVIMGMIKPDAGRVLIGGQSPTKARKEGGIGYVPQSEDVDWQFPLSVRDVVMMGRYGHQGFTRRPSKADRSAVDQALDRVELGEFAERQIGQLSGGQKKRAFVARGIAQGATMMLLDEPFAGVDKRSEATITRLLRELASDGCTILISTHDLHALPGLCDEAVLLMRRVLMHGAPELVLQPENLAMAFGLDVLNRDLPEPGAPAAVVHPATGAATHARTAATTESRG; encoded by the coding sequence ATGAGCACCCCAGCCATCCTCGTTGAAAACGTCACCGTCCACTACGGCGAGGTCCTGGCGCTCGATTCCGCCTCGCTCACCGTGGATGCCGCTCGGATCTGCGGCCTGATCGGCATGAACGGGTCCGGGAAATCCACCCTGTTCAAAGTGATCATGGGAATGATCAAGCCCGACGCCGGCCGCGTACTGATCGGCGGACAGTCACCCACCAAGGCGCGCAAGGAGGGCGGGATCGGCTACGTGCCGCAGAGCGAGGACGTGGACTGGCAGTTCCCTCTGTCCGTCCGCGATGTGGTGATGATGGGACGCTACGGGCACCAGGGCTTCACCCGGCGCCCCTCCAAGGCCGACCGTTCCGCCGTCGACCAGGCGCTGGATCGCGTGGAACTGGGAGAGTTTGCAGAGCGGCAGATCGGGCAGCTCTCAGGCGGGCAGAAGAAACGCGCCTTTGTGGCCCGCGGCATCGCCCAGGGCGCCACCATGATGCTGCTGGACGAACCGTTCGCCGGCGTGGACAAGCGCTCCGAGGCCACCATCACGCGGCTCCTGCGCGAGCTCGCCTCGGACGGCTGCACCATCCTGATCTCCACCCACGACCTGCACGCCCTGCCTGGGCTGTGCGACGAAGCCGTGCTCCTTATGCGCCGGGTCCTGATGCACGGCGCGCCGGAACTGGTGCTGCAGCCGGAGAACCTGGCCATGGCGTTCGGCCTGGATGTGCTGAACCGCGACCTCCCGGAACCTGGCGCCCCGGCCGCCGTCGTCCATCCCGCCACCGGTGCGGCCACGCACGCACGCACCGCCGCCACCACCGAGAGCAGGGGCTGA
- a CDS encoding VOC family protein encodes MGLNIQIVVDSKNPHELADWWAETLDWAIEPQNEGFIRSMISQGYATDAETLVHRGKLVWRTGQAIRPVEELEAKAPARRILFQTVPEGKTVKNRVHWDVRLDGRDKDDVRKELEARGASFLWTAGQGPLEWHTMADPEGNEFCIS; translated from the coding sequence ATGGGACTGAACATCCAGATCGTAGTGGACAGCAAGAACCCGCATGAGCTCGCCGACTGGTGGGCGGAAACCCTGGACTGGGCCATTGAGCCACAGAACGAGGGCTTCATCCGTTCCATGATCAGCCAGGGCTACGCTACGGACGCCGAGACGTTGGTCCATAGGGGCAAACTCGTGTGGAGGACAGGACAGGCCATCCGCCCGGTCGAAGAACTCGAGGCCAAGGCACCTGCCCGCCGCATCCTGTTCCAGACGGTGCCGGAAGGAAAGACCGTCAAGAACCGCGTCCACTGGGACGTGCGCCTGGATGGCCGGGACAAGGATGACGTCCGGAAGGAACTCGAAGCCCGCGGAGCCAGCTTCCTGTGGACGGCTGGCCAGGGCCCGCTCGAATGGCACACCATGGCCGATCCGGAGGGCAACGAGTTCTGCATCAGCTGA
- a CDS encoding DUF4229 domain-containing protein, with protein MAFLRYSLIRLALFAPLFVLFMFLKLGAVLSVICAALIAFAVSYLFFQKQRDDAAAAIHGRLSGKAKPLRSEGELADADAEDSLLDAHPDITIRNSGPKTRETKTPETKAPEA; from the coding sequence GTGGCTTTTCTGAGATACTCCCTGATCCGGCTGGCGCTGTTTGCGCCGCTCTTTGTGCTTTTTATGTTCCTGAAGCTGGGGGCGGTGCTGTCAGTCATCTGCGCAGCGCTGATCGCGTTTGCGGTCAGCTACCTTTTCTTCCAGAAACAGCGCGACGACGCCGCGGCCGCCATTCACGGCCGGCTCTCCGGCAAGGCGAAGCCGCTGCGCAGTGAAGGCGAACTGGCCGACGCCGACGCCGAGGACAGCCTCCTGGACGCCCACCCGGACATCACCATCCGGAACAGCGGCCCGAAGACACGCGAAACGAAGACACCCGAAACGAAGGCGCCCGAGGCCTAG
- a CDS encoding IniB N-terminal domain-containing protein, which produces MPTLANDLVLFLMSLFGNEEAAKEFLDDPERSLENAGLGGVCSADVDAALPVVLDYAPITIHASSFDRSYNTGGNGAATGGGAVAVTPTLSGGGNGDHTHAIQQLHNVVNNYSYTSTVDDRDTITDQSVNQNIWADGDVEQWFDNDSVIASGDRAVAAGDDVDMDDSNNIEDSYNRDNSNDSSTDNSVNAGRDAEVGNTEINAEDDVNL; this is translated from the coding sequence ATGCCTACACTCGCAAACGACCTCGTCCTGTTCCTTATGAGCCTGTTCGGAAACGAAGAGGCCGCGAAGGAATTCCTGGACGATCCGGAGCGGTCACTGGAAAACGCCGGCCTCGGTGGCGTCTGCTCCGCGGACGTTGACGCGGCATTGCCCGTTGTCCTGGACTACGCACCCATTACGATCCACGCGTCCTCCTTCGACCGGTCCTACAACACCGGCGGCAACGGCGCTGCGACCGGCGGCGGCGCCGTCGCGGTCACTCCTACTCTCTCCGGCGGTGGCAACGGGGACCACACGCACGCTATCCAGCAGCTGCACAATGTGGTGAACAACTACTCCTACACGTCAACGGTGGATGACCGGGACACCATCACCGACCAGTCCGTCAACCAGAACATTTGGGCCGACGGCGACGTCGAGCAGTGGTTCGACAACGACTCTGTTATCGCTTCCGGTGACCGGGCAGTGGCTGCCGGCGACGATGTCGACATGGACGATTCCAACAACATTGAGGACTCCTACAACAGGGACAACTCAAATGACAGCTCGACGGACAACTCCGTCAACGCGGGCCGTGACGCCGAGGTCGGCAACACCGAGATCAACGCCGAGGACGACGTCAACCTCTAG
- a CDS encoding PLD nuclease N-terminal domain-containing protein, translated as MLFRVVLAVAVLVIFVYGLVDVIRTDGRLTRGISKPAWIVVMIVLPVLGAILWLLIGRPRDSAPVRQTYSHPSAPDDDPDFLRNLEMRRRNQTEAARLKKLKDDLEAKAKADGGPAGTGQDSAGTGDADTHDTGDIK; from the coding sequence ATGCTCTTCCGTGTGGTTCTCGCCGTCGCCGTTCTCGTCATCTTTGTGTATGGCCTGGTGGACGTGATCCGCACTGACGGCCGCCTCACCCGCGGGATCTCCAAGCCGGCCTGGATCGTGGTGATGATTGTCCTTCCGGTGCTCGGCGCCATCCTGTGGCTGCTGATCGGCCGTCCGCGTGACTCAGCCCCGGTCCGCCAAACATACAGCCACCCCTCAGCGCCGGACGATGATCCCGACTTCCTCCGCAACCTGGAAATGCGCCGCCGGAACCAGACCGAAGCCGCCCGCCTCAAGAAGCTCAAGGACGACCTGGAGGCGAAAGCCAAGGCCGACGGCGGTCCCGCCGGCACCGGACAGGACAGCGCCGGTACGGGAGATGCGGACACCCACGATACCGGCGACATAAAGTAG